Proteins encoded together in one Polaribacter reichenbachii window:
- a CDS encoding glycoside hydrolase family 65 protein — MNQVYIQPNEWSILEEGFDAEMVKSSESLFSIGNGAMGQRANFEEEYTGPTFQGSYIAGVYYPDKTRVGWWKNGYPEYFAKVLNAPNWIGINVLINDEKLDLHTCKEVLNFKRELNMQEGWLSRSFEAVLQNDIKIKVDTKRFLSLDLDEIGAINYSITPLSNDVNITYIPYLDAGITNEDTNWDDQFWDVLQVSQDNHQSFIEARTMKTHFYTCTFMESKIFIGPNEIITNCVNEQSNNYTANKYQQEIKKDQTYSIHKFGGYVVDRNHHKDELVAAAKTALDKAVSLGFDALLAKQKEAWAKIWSMSDITIEGDVKAQQGIRFNIFQLNQTYLGTDASLNIGPKGFTGEKYGGSTYWDTEAYCIPFYMATKDQSVARTLLEYRYNHLEKAIENAEKLGFKNGAALYPMVTMNGEECHNEWEITFEEIHRNGAIAFAIYNYHRFTEDYTYIPEKGLEVLIGIARFWHQRVNFSTDKDKFVMLGVTGPNEYENNINNNFYTNYIAKWCIEYALENIDIVKNDHISDYIRIKEKVNITDEELASWKNVADNMYFPFSEKHNVYLQQDGFLDKELITVADLDQSQRPINQKWSWDRILRSPYIKQADTLQGFYMFEDHFSTEELERHFDFYEPFTVHESSLSPCVHSIQAAKLDRMEQAYTFYLRTSRLDLDDYNHEVEEGLHITSMAGTWMSIVEGFGGMRVVDNSLSFSPKIPKGWDSYSFKVNFRQQVITVNVSQKGTQFELEGTKEINILVNGEQVTVSPK; from the coding sequence ATGAATCAAGTTTATATACAACCAAATGAGTGGTCGATTCTTGAAGAAGGATTCGATGCAGAAATGGTAAAATCTTCAGAAAGTTTATTTAGCATTGGTAATGGTGCTATGGGACAAAGGGCAAATTTTGAAGAAGAATATACAGGTCCTACTTTTCAAGGAAGTTATATTGCAGGTGTTTATTATCCTGATAAAACACGTGTTGGATGGTGGAAAAACGGATATCCAGAGTATTTTGCAAAAGTTTTAAATGCTCCAAATTGGATAGGAATTAACGTTTTAATAAATGATGAAAAACTAGATTTACATACGTGTAAAGAAGTTTTAAATTTTAAAAGAGAACTAAACATGCAAGAAGGTTGGTTGTCTAGAAGTTTTGAGGCTGTTTTACAAAACGACATCAAAATTAAAGTAGATACCAAACGTTTTTTAAGTTTAGATTTAGATGAAATAGGGGCAATTAATTACAGTATTACGCCTTTAAGTAACGATGTTAATATTACTTATATTCCTTATTTAGATGCTGGTATTACTAATGAAGATACCAATTGGGATGATCAATTTTGGGATGTTTTACAAGTTTCGCAAGACAATCATCAATCTTTTATAGAGGCAAGAACCATGAAAACACATTTCTATACGTGTACTTTTATGGAATCTAAAATATTTATTGGTCCAAATGAAATTATTACAAATTGTGTTAATGAACAATCTAATAATTATACAGCTAATAAATATCAACAAGAAATTAAAAAAGATCAAACTTATTCTATCCATAAATTTGGAGGTTATGTTGTTGATCGCAATCACCATAAAGATGAATTAGTTGCAGCTGCAAAAACGGCTTTAGACAAAGCTGTTAGTTTAGGTTTTGATGCTTTGTTGGCAAAACAAAAAGAAGCTTGGGCTAAAATCTGGAGCATGTCAGACATCACCATAGAAGGCGATGTAAAAGCACAACAAGGTATTCGTTTTAATATTTTTCAATTAAATCAAACCTATTTAGGTACAGATGCTTCCTTAAATATAGGGCCTAAAGGATTTACAGGAGAAAAATATGGAGGAAGTACCTATTGGGATACAGAAGCCTATTGTATTCCTTTTTATATGGCAACCAAAGATCAATCTGTTGCAAGAACTTTGTTAGAGTACAGGTATAATCATTTAGAAAAAGCGATTGAAAATGCAGAAAAACTTGGTTTTAAAAACGGAGCTGCTTTGTACCCAATGGTTACTATGAATGGTGAAGAATGTCATAACGAATGGGAAATCACTTTCGAAGAAATCCATAGAAATGGAGCAATCGCATTTGCTATTTATAATTACCATCGTTTTACAGAAGATTATACTTACATTCCAGAAAAAGGATTAGAAGTTTTAATTGGTATTGCACGTTTTTGGCATCAAAGAGTCAACTTTTCTACAGATAAAGATAAGTTTGTAATGTTAGGTGTAACAGGACCAAATGAATATGAGAATAACATCAACAATAATTTCTACACAAATTACATCGCAAAATGGTGTATAGAATATGCATTAGAAAATATTGATATTGTTAAAAACGATCATATTTCTGATTATATCAGAATTAAAGAAAAAGTAAATATTACTGATGAAGAATTGGCTTCTTGGAAAAATGTGGCAGATAATATGTATTTCCCTTTTTCTGAAAAACACAATGTTTACTTACAACAAGATGGTTTCTTAGACAAAGAATTAATCACTGTTGCAGATTTAGATCAAAGTCAAAGACCAATTAACCAGAAATGGAGTTGGGACAGAATTTTACGTTCTCCTTACATAAAACAAGCTGATACTTTACAAGGTTTCTATATGTTCGAAGATCATTTTTCTACTGAAGAATTAGAGCGTCATTTCGATTTTTACGAGCCATTTACAGTGCACGAAAGTTCACTTTCACCTTGTGTACACAGTATTCAGGCTGCCAAATTAGATAGAATGGAGCAAGCGTATACGTTCTATTTAAGAACATCTCGTTTAGATTTAGATGATTACAATCACGAAGTAGAAGAAGGTTTACACATAACATCTATGGCTGGTACTTGGATGAGTATTGTAGAAGGTTTTGGAGGAATGAGAGTTGTAGATAATTCACTTTCTTTTTCACCAAAAATTCCTAAAGGATGGGATTCTT
- the pgmB gene encoding beta-phosphoglucomutase — protein sequence MKKGFIFDLDGVIVDTAKYHYLAWKKLANQLGFEFTEEQNELFKGVSRKRCLEILLEIGKREATQEEFDKWMIDKNVDYLEFIKNMDASEILPDVPKVLAFLKENNIPIALGSASKNAKPILEKVGLLPYFDAIVDGNHVTKAKPDPEVFLLAAKQLDVNADECVVFEDAVAGVQAANAAQMISIGIGDKNVLTEAQFNFNDFTEISTNFIKDLIEK from the coding sequence ATGAAAAAAGGATTTATTTTTGATTTGGACGGTGTAATCGTAGACACTGCCAAATATCATTATTTAGCTTGGAAAAAATTAGCTAACCAATTAGGTTTCGAATTTACAGAAGAACAAAACGAACTCTTTAAAGGAGTGAGTAGAAAACGCTGTTTAGAAATTTTATTAGAAATTGGAAAAAGAGAAGCAACACAAGAAGAGTTTGATAAATGGATGATTGACAAAAATGTCGATTATTTAGAATTTATAAAAAATATGGATGCATCAGAAATACTACCTGATGTGCCAAAAGTATTAGCCTTTTTAAAAGAAAATAACATACCAATTGCTTTAGGATCTGCAAGTAAAAATGCAAAACCTATTCTAGAAAAAGTAGGTCTGTTACCTTATTTTGATGCAATTGTAGACGGTAATCATGTTACCAAAGCAAAGCCAGATCCAGAAGTGTTTTTATTAGCCGCAAAACAATTAGATGTTAATGCAGATGAATGTGTGGTTTTTGAAGATGCAGTTGCTGGTGTACAAGCAGCAAATGCTGCTCAAATGATAAGTATTGGTATTGGTGATAAAAACGTGCTTACAGAAGCGCAATTTAATTTTAATGATTTCACAGAAATCAGTACCAATTTTATTAAAGATTTAATAGAAAAATAA
- a CDS encoding MFS transporter, whose product MEKRKLSFWQIWNMSFGFLGIQMGFALQNANASRILQIFGADVHELSWFWIIAPLMGLIVQPIIGHYSDKTWGKFGRRKPYFLVGAILASIGLILMPQADLFIAFLPALWVGAGMLMIMDASFNVAMEPFRALVGDNLRTDQRTLGFSVQTALIGFGAVVGSWLPYALTNWFGVSNETSSGVVPQNLIWSFVIGAAILIISILVTIFTTKEYSPEELASFDQDSDAISTDEEENSSLMDIFDDFKKMPTTMRQLSWVQFFSWFGLFGMWVFATPAIAQHIYGLPFTDSSSKTYQNAGDWVGILFGIYNLVSALYAFALPYIAKKIGRKRTHSVSLIIGGLGLLSIYIMPNENWLIVSMIGVGIAWASILAMPYAILAGSISAKKMGVYMGIFNFFIVIPQIINALIGGPLVKYAYNNQAIFALLISGISFLIAAALVYKVKDVDDVVKTN is encoded by the coding sequence ATGGAAAAGCGTAAATTAAGCTTCTGGCAAATCTGGAACATGAGTTTTGGATTTCTAGGAATACAAATGGGTTTTGCCCTTCAAAATGCTAACGCAAGTAGAATTTTACAAATTTTTGGAGCAGATGTTCATGAACTTTCTTGGTTCTGGATTATAGCACCTTTAATGGGGTTAATTGTTCAACCAATAATTGGGCATTACAGCGATAAAACTTGGGGAAAATTTGGAAGAAGAAAACCTTACTTTTTAGTTGGAGCAATTTTAGCTTCTATCGGATTAATTTTAATGCCACAAGCAGATCTATTTATTGCATTTTTACCCGCTCTTTGGGTTGGTGCAGGAATGTTAATGATTATGGACGCCTCTTTTAATGTTGCTATGGAGCCTTTTAGAGCTCTTGTTGGCGATAATTTAAGAACAGATCAAAGAACTTTAGGATTTAGTGTACAAACTGCATTAATTGGTTTTGGAGCCGTAGTTGGTTCTTGGTTGCCATATGCACTTACAAATTGGTTTGGCGTTTCTAACGAAACTTCATCTGGAGTTGTGCCTCAAAATCTTATCTGGTCTTTTGTGATTGGTGCTGCAATTTTAATTATTTCGATCTTAGTAACAATTTTCACTACTAAAGAGTACTCTCCAGAAGAATTAGCAAGTTTTGATCAAGATTCAGATGCTATTTCTACAGACGAAGAAGAAAACTCTAGTTTGATGGATATTTTTGATGATTTCAAAAAAATGCCAACAACAATGCGTCAATTAAGTTGGGTGCAGTTCTTTTCTTGGTTTGGTCTTTTTGGGATGTGGGTTTTTGCTACGCCTGCAATAGCGCAACACATTTATGGGTTGCCTTTTACAGATAGCAGCAGTAAAACTTATCAAAATGCAGGAGATTGGGTTGGTATTCTATTTGGTATCTACAATTTAGTCTCAGCACTTTATGCATTTGCTTTACCATATATCGCTAAGAAAATAGGAAGAAAAAGAACGCATTCTGTTTCTTTAATTATTGGTGGTTTAGGTCTATTATCAATTTATATTATGCCAAACGAAAACTGGTTAATAGTTTCAATGATTGGTGTAGGTATTGCATGGGCAAGTATTTTAGCTATGCCTTATGCAATTTTAGCAGGTTCTATATCCGCTAAAAAAATGGGAGTTTATATGGGGATTTTTAATTTCTTCATTGTAATTCCTCAAATTATTAACGCCTTAATTGGTGGTCCATTAGTAAAATACGCTTATAACAATCAGGCAATCTTTGCATTACTTATTAGCGGTATTAGTTTCTTAATCGCAGCAGCGTTAGTCTACAAAGTAAAAGATGTAGATGATGTGGTAAAAACAAATTAA
- a CDS encoding LacI family DNA-binding transcriptional regulator — MKQKITIKTIAKELGVSTSTVSKALKDSHEISKETKDKIQAYANLYNYKPNSLALQLRNQKTKVIGVILPKIVHHFFSTVIMGIEEGAIEKGYHIMVCFSNESYAKEVETLKVLSNGSVDGLIVSIANETLKNKDYKHFTDLVSEEIPLVLFDRVVDDILCDKVVVDDVGAGYKATKHLLDNGRKKIALITTPKHVNVGTLRRQGYEKALIEEYIKTNNNLIIEIDENLDVRKQIEPVFNLDIDGVFAVNEIYAANAIRIAKEKGLKVPEDFSVIGFTDGLISEYSSPSITTIAQHGFTMGKQSVELLIERIEKESEVYSPKKIVISSDLKLRESTKPSS, encoded by the coding sequence ATGAAGCAAAAAATTACCATAAAAACAATTGCCAAAGAATTAGGGGTTTCAACATCTACAGTGTCTAAAGCTTTAAAGGATAGTCATGAGATTAGTAAAGAAACAAAAGATAAAATACAAGCTTATGCAAATCTCTATAATTACAAACCAAATAGTTTAGCACTTCAATTAAGAAATCAAAAAACAAAAGTTATTGGGGTTATTTTACCTAAAATTGTTCATCATTTTTTTTCTACTGTAATCATGGGAATAGAAGAAGGTGCTATAGAAAAAGGTTATCACATTATGGTTTGTTTTTCTAATGAATCTTATGCAAAAGAAGTAGAAACTTTAAAAGTTTTATCTAATGGTAGTGTCGATGGTTTAATTGTTTCTATAGCTAATGAAACCTTAAAAAATAAGGATTATAAGCACTTTACAGATTTGGTTTCTGAAGAGATTCCTTTAGTTTTATTCGATAGGGTAGTAGACGATATCTTATGTGATAAAGTGGTTGTAGATGATGTAGGTGCAGGTTATAAGGCTACTAAACATTTGTTAGATAATGGTAGAAAAAAAATAGCTTTGATTACTACTCCAAAACACGTAAATGTTGGCACTTTAAGAAGACAAGGTTATGAAAAAGCTTTAATAGAAGAGTACATTAAAACGAATAACAATCTAATTATTGAGATTGATGAAAATCTTGATGTTAGAAAACAAATAGAACCAGTATTTAACTTAGACATTGATGGTGTTTTTGCAGTAAATGAAATTTATGCTGCTAATGCTATTCGAATTGCTAAAGAAAAAGGGCTAAAAGTACCAGAAGACTTCTCTGTCATTGGTTTTACAGACGGTTTAATATCAGAATATTCCTCTCCATCTATCACAACAATAGCACAACATGGGTTTACAATGGGTAAACAATCAGTAGAGCTTTTAATAGAAAGAATTGAAAAAGAATCTGAAGTTTATAGCCCGAAAAAAATTGTGATTTCGAGCGATTTAAAGTTACGAGAATCTACGAAACCGTCGTCGTAG
- a CDS encoding SusC/RagA family TonB-linked outer membrane protein: protein MKKFKLLLIGILLTSSFTMFAQQTINGVVKEKATGEPLPGVSILVKGTTKGTQTDFDGNFSLDKVKTGDILVFNYLGFADLEVTIGTNFNIEVALTESSEQLDEIVVVGYGSIKKEDLTGTTDLLTSDDFNKGPIVSAQSLISGKVAGVNVIAGSGAPGDGQTINIRGTGSLSLTSQPLYVIDGIPLDNGGVGGSRNPLNFINPNDIETFVVLKDASSTAIYGSRAANGVILITTKKGKDRDFKFNISSQTTVYTLRDKVDVLSADQFSTLINDIGTPNQIALLGNANTDWQEEIYTTAIGQDHNFSALGNLYGVPMRASLGYSEHEGILKGDNLARTTASINLSPSFLDDHLKVDLNAKGMYTENTFANRGAIGGSISFDPTQAIFDPNSQYGGYFAWLDAGTGNQNNLAPTNPIALLDLIDDTAEIRRLVANAKIDYKIHGLEDLTATINLGFDTSNSHGRTITSELIPTSDATFNGSLTSFVQKSDNKVFDAYLTYTKTFNEAHNLTVVGGHAYQSFEYDNYSFDSEAQEDGNTFEFVDKSKNVLLSYFGRANYDYKGKYYLTATLRADASSKLNPDDRWGIFPSFAAAWSIHKEAFMEDSFFNELKLRVGYGEIGNINGLGDYQFLTRYNGSTDTANYQFGSAFYQTFRPEPINKDLRWEVGKTFNLGMDFAFLDRRISGSVNAYIKQTNDLIASSIVDPFTNFGNRINANIGNMENRGLEFNINATPIRTDNFEWSVNYNISLNDNEITQLSVDQPQGGISTGVGNNVQVHREGETANSFYVFQQVYGADGKPLEGVFVDRNNDNTINDDDKYINEDPFADVLMGFNTNINYKNWDFSIQTRASFGNYMYNDVAANRGVQINATNNNILSNLHSDYYNSGFTVISDKTALSDHFVQDASFFKIDNISLGYTLDKIKNTTFRFYGSLQNVLIVTDYDGLDPEINLGIDNNFYPRPRSFVLGANINF from the coding sequence ATGAAAAAATTTAAATTATTGTTAATTGGAATTCTTTTGACTTCATCATTTACAATGTTTGCTCAGCAAACCATAAATGGTGTTGTAAAAGAAAAAGCAACAGGTGAGCCTTTACCTGGTGTTAGTATTTTGGTTAAAGGTACAACAAAAGGTACTCAAACCGATTTTGATGGAAACTTTTCTTTAGACAAAGTTAAAACTGGAGATATTTTAGTCTTTAACTATCTAGGATTTGCTGATTTAGAAGTAACAATTGGAACTAATTTTAATATTGAAGTAGCACTAACTGAATCTTCTGAGCAATTAGATGAAATCGTTGTAGTAGGTTATGGTTCTATTAAAAAAGAAGATTTAACAGGTACAACAGACTTATTAACTAGCGACGACTTTAATAAAGGTCCAATTGTTTCTGCACAATCTTTAATTAGTGGTAAAGTTGCTGGTGTAAATGTAATTGCTGGTTCTGGTGCTCCTGGAGATGGACAAACGATTAATATTCGTGGTACAGGTTCTTTATCTTTAACTAGCCAACCATTATATGTAATAGATGGTATTCCTTTAGATAATGGTGGAGTTGGTGGATCTAGAAATCCATTAAACTTTATCAACCCAAATGATATTGAAACTTTTGTGGTTTTAAAAGATGCTTCTTCTACTGCTATTTATGGTTCTAGAGCTGCAAATGGGGTAATATTAATTACTACTAAAAAAGGTAAAGACAGAGATTTTAAATTCAATATTAGTTCTCAAACAACGGTTTACACGTTAAGAGATAAAGTAGATGTTTTATCTGCGGATCAATTTAGTACATTAATCAACGATATTGGTACACCGAATCAAATTGCTTTGTTAGGTAATGCTAATACAGATTGGCAAGAAGAAATTTATACTACAGCAATTGGACAAGATCATAACTTTAGTGCATTAGGTAACCTTTATGGTGTGCCAATGAGAGCTTCTTTAGGATACTCTGAACACGAAGGTATTTTAAAAGGTGATAATTTAGCACGTACAACTGCTTCTATTAACTTATCTCCTTCTTTTTTAGATGATCATTTAAAAGTAGATCTTAACGCAAAAGGAATGTACACAGAAAATACATTTGCAAATAGAGGTGCAATAGGTGGTTCTATTTCTTTTGATCCTACTCAAGCTATTTTCGATCCAAATTCTCAATATGGTGGTTATTTTGCTTGGTTAGATGCAGGTACAGGAAACCAAAATAATTTAGCACCTACAAATCCTATTGCATTATTAGATTTAATAGATGATACTGCAGAAATTAGACGTTTAGTAGCAAATGCGAAAATAGATTATAAAATACATGGTTTAGAAGATTTAACTGCTACAATTAACTTAGGTTTTGATACTTCAAATAGTCATGGTAGAACTATAACTTCTGAATTAATACCAACTTCGGATGCAACTTTTAATGGTTCATTAACCAGCTTTGTTCAAAAATCAGACAATAAAGTTTTTGACGCTTATTTAACTTACACAAAAACTTTTAATGAAGCACATAATTTAACAGTGGTTGGTGGTCATGCATATCAATCTTTTGAATATGACAATTATAGTTTTGATAGTGAAGCACAAGAAGATGGTAACACTTTCGAATTTGTAGACAAATCTAAAAATGTATTATTATCATATTTTGGTAGAGCTAATTACGATTATAAAGGTAAATACTATTTAACTGCAACTTTAAGAGCAGATGCTTCCTCTAAATTAAATCCAGATGATCGTTGGGGAATTTTCCCATCATTTGCAGCAGCTTGGAGTATTCATAAAGAAGCTTTTATGGAAGATTCTTTCTTTAACGAATTAAAATTAAGAGTTGGTTATGGAGAAATAGGTAACATTAATGGTTTAGGAGATTATCAATTTTTAACAAGATATAATGGTAGTACAGATACTGCTAATTATCAATTTGGTAGTGCTTTTTACCAAACATTTAGACCAGAACCAATTAACAAAGACTTACGTTGGGAAGTAGGTAAAACATTTAACCTTGGTATGGACTTTGCTTTTCTTGATAGAAGAATTTCGGGTTCTGTAAATGCTTATATTAAACAAACTAACGACCTTATTGCAAGTTCAATCGTAGATCCTTTTACAAATTTTGGAAACAGAATTAATGCCAACATTGGTAATATGGAAAACAGAGGTTTAGAATTTAACATTAATGCTACACCTATAAGAACTGATAATTTTGAATGGTCTGTGAATTATAACATCTCTTTAAACGATAATGAAATTACACAATTATCTGTAGATCAACCTCAAGGAGGAATATCAACAGGTGTTGGTAATAATGTTCAAGTTCATAGAGAAGGAGAAACTGCAAATAGTTTTTATGTTTTTCAACAAGTTTATGGTGCAGATGGTAAGCCTTTAGAAGGTGTTTTTGTAGATAGAAATAATGATAACACCATTAATGATGATGACAAATACATTAACGAAGATCCTTTTGCTGATGTTTTAATGGGCTTTAACACCAATATAAATTATAAAAATTGGGATTTTTCTATACAAACAAGAGCAAGTTTTGGTAACTATATGTATAATGATGTAGCTGCAAACAGAGGTGTGCAAATAAATGCTACAAATAATAATATATTATCAAACTTACATTCAGATTATTACAACAGTGGTTTTACTGTAATTAGTGATAAAACTGCTTTAAGTGATCATTTTGTACAAGACGCATCTTTCTTTAAGATTGATAACATTTCTCTTGGTTATACTTTAGACAAGATTAAAAACACAACATTCAGATTCTACGGATCTTTACAAAATGTTTTAATTGTAACAGATTATGATGGTTTAGACCCAGAAATTAATTTAGGTATTGATAATAATTTTTACCCAAGACCTAGATCTTTTGTCTTAGGTGCAAACATTAACTTTTAA
- a CDS encoding RagB/SusD family nutrient uptake outer membrane protein, giving the protein MQQKFKYLIVIMLFSLGVISCHEDLNQSPIDPDSFTEEDVFSNATDAQGALAKLYASLALTGQQGPAGQADIADIDEGFSQYSRMLFNLNELTTDHAVVGWGDAGLPDLHGQYWSGSNDFTEAMYYRLAQEVSFCNSFIDNAAILTDTEVAAYIAEARFLRAFAYYNLMDLYGSVPLVTQVTTELPEQATRTELFNFIESELLEIADDLKPSGSNEYGRVDQVAAWALLSKLYLNAEVFTGTPRYAEAVTFSNNVMSSSYTINTNDANGNGTAYDELFLADNNTNGAQNEFIFTLNFDGLRSQTYGGSTFLVHAAIGGSMNATEFGVNGGWGGLRTTKSLVNKFDVDVTTLNPNLGPVSNWGIIGDATPNGWNDPDTKMYETGTDTYAIYANLTPGELKFRRDGAWTVNYGDDTVDGTLEAGGANIPVTVAGTYYITLDLNSLTYAIAPFVGDSRGMFYKDGQSLEIEEIPTFEDGYAVTKFKNLDSNGNQGSDAAGDFVDTDLPLIRLAEIYLNYAEAALRGGGGDLGLAVTKINELRERAFGNSSGNITSGDLTLDFVLNERSRELYWEGQRRTDLIRYNYFTTDAYLWPFKGDSKDGTSVEDYRNIFPLPNNIITTNPNLTQNQGY; this is encoded by the coding sequence ATGCAACAAAAATTTAAATATTTAATTGTAATCATGTTATTCTCCTTAGGAGTAATATCATGTCATGAAGACTTAAATCAATCTCCTATTGATCCAGATAGTTTTACAGAAGAAGATGTGTTTTCTAACGCAACAGATGCACAAGGCGCATTAGCTAAATTATACGCTAGTTTAGCATTAACAGGGCAACAAGGCCCTGCAGGACAAGCAGATATTGCTGATATTGACGAAGGTTTTTCTCAATATTCAAGAATGTTATTTAACCTAAACGAATTAACTACAGATCATGCAGTTGTTGGTTGGGGAGATGCTGGTTTGCCAGATTTACATGGACAATATTGGTCTGGTAGTAACGATTTTACAGAAGCAATGTATTATAGATTAGCTCAAGAAGTTTCTTTTTGTAACTCATTTATAGACAATGCTGCTATTTTAACAGACACAGAAGTTGCGGCTTATATTGCAGAAGCTCGTTTTTTAAGAGCTTTCGCTTACTATAATCTTATGGATTTATATGGGAGTGTTCCTTTAGTTACTCAAGTAACAACAGAATTACCAGAGCAAGCTACAAGAACTGAGTTATTTAATTTTATAGAATCTGAATTATTAGAAATTGCAGATGATTTAAAACCAAGTGGTTCTAATGAATATGGTAGAGTAGATCAAGTTGCGGCTTGGGCTTTATTATCTAAATTATACTTAAATGCTGAAGTTTTTACAGGAACTCCAAGATATGCAGAAGCTGTAACATTTTCTAACAATGTAATGTCATCTAGTTACACCATTAACACAAATGATGCTAATGGAAATGGTACTGCTTATGATGAGTTGTTTTTAGCTGATAATAATACGAACGGAGCTCAAAACGAATTCATTTTTACTTTAAATTTCGATGGATTAAGATCTCAAACTTATGGAGGTTCTACGTTTTTAGTTCACGCTGCAATTGGTGGTAGTATGAATGCTACAGAATTTGGTGTAAATGGTGGCTGGGGAGGCTTAAGAACTACAAAAAGTTTAGTTAATAAATTTGATGTAGATGTTACCACTCTTAATCCAAATTTAGGTCCAGTATCTAATTGGGGGATTATTGGTGATGCAACACCAAATGGATGGAATGATCCTGATACAAAAATGTATGAAACAGGTACAGATACTTATGCAATTTATGCAAATTTAACTCCAGGTGAATTAAAATTTAGAAGAGATGGTGCTTGGACAGTTAATTATGGAGATGATACTGTTGATGGTACTTTAGAAGCTGGTGGTGCTAACATTCCTGTTACAGTTGCTGGTACTTATTACATCACTTTAGATTTAAATAGCTTAACATATGCTATAGCACCATTTGTAGGTGATAGCAGAGGAATGTTTTATAAAGACGGACAATCATTAGAAATTGAGGAGATTCCTACTTTTGAAGACGGTTATGCTGTAACAAAGTTTAAAAACTTAGATTCTAATGGTAACCAAGGTTCTGATGCTGCTGGTGATTTTGTAGATACTGATTTACCATTAATTAGATTAGCAGAAATTTACTTAAACTACGCAGAAGCTGCTCTTAGAGGTGGTGGTGGAGATTTAGGTTTAGCTGTTACTAAAATTAATGAACTTAGAGAAAGAGCTTTTGGAAACTCTAGTGGTAATATAACAAGTGGAGATTTAACTTTAGATTTTGTTTTAAACGAAAGATCTCGTGAGTTATACTGGGAAGGTCAAAGAAGAACAGATTTAATAAGATATAACTATTTTACAACAGACGCTTACCTATGGCCTTTTAAAGGAGATTCTAAAGATGGTACAAGTGTAGAAGATTATAGAAATATTTTCCCTTTACCAAATAATATTATAACAACTAATCCTAATTTAACTCAAAATCAAGGATACTAA